A DNA window from Delphinus delphis chromosome 6, mDelDel1.2, whole genome shotgun sequence contains the following coding sequences:
- the TRIM32 gene encoding E3 ubiquitin-protein ligase TRIM32, whose translation MAAAAASHLNLDALREVLECPICMESFTEEQLRPKLLHCGHTICRQCLEKLLASSINGVRCPFCSKITRITSLTQLTDNLTVLKIIDTAGLSEAVGLLMCRSCGRRLPRQFCRSCSVVLCEPCREADHQPPGHCTLPVKEAAEERRRDFGEKLARLRELMGELQRRKVALEGVSKDLQARYKAVLQEYGHEERRVQEELARSRKFFTGSLAEVEKSNSQVVEEQSYLLNVAEVQAVSRCDYFLAKIKQADVALLEETADEEEPALTASLPRELTLQDVELLKVGHVGPLQIGQAARKPRTVNMEDSWAMEAAASAASSSVTFREMDMSPEEVAASPRASPAKQRGSDTAASIQQCLFLKKMGAKGSTPGMFNLPVSLYVTSQGEVLVADRGNYRIQVFTRKGFLKEIRRSPSGIDSFVLSFLGADLPNLTPLSVAMNCHGLIGVTDSYDNSLKVYTLDGHCVACHRSQLSKPWGITALPSGQFVVTDVEGGKLWCFTVDRGAGVVKYSCLCSAVRPKFVTCDAEGTVYFTQGLGLNLENRQNEHHLEGGFSIGSVGPDGQLGRQISHFFSENEDFRCIAGMCVDARGDLIVADSSRKEILHFPKGGGYSVLIREGLTCPVGIALTPKGQLLVLDCWDHCIKVYSYHLRRYSTP comes from the coding sequence ATGGCTGCGGCAGCAGCTTCTCACCTGAACCTGGATGCCCTGCGGGAAGTGCTGGAATGCCCCATCTGCATGGAGTCCTTcacagaggagcagctgcggcccAAGCTCCTGCACTGTGGCCATACCATCTGCCGCCAGTGCCTGGAGAAGCTACTGGCCAGTAGCATCAATGGTGTCCGCTGTCCCTTTTGCAGCAAGATTACCCGCATAACCAGCCTGACCCAGCTGACGGACAACCTGACGGTGCTGAAGATCATTGACACGGCTGGGCTCAGTGAGGCCGTGGGGCTGCTCATGTGCCGGTCGTGCGGGCGGCGGCTGCCCCGGCAGTTCTGCCGAAGCTGCAGCGTGGTGTTGTGTGAGCCCTGCCGGGAGGCGGACCACCAGCCTCCTGGCCACTGTACACTCCCTGTCAAAGAAGCAGCTGAGGAGCGGCGTCGGGACTTTGGAGAGAAGTTGGCCCGTCTGCGGGAGCTTATGGGGGAGCTGCAGCGCCGGAAGGTAGCCTTGGAAGGAGTCTCCAAGGACCTTCAGGCGAGGTATAAAGCAGTCCTCCAGGAGTACGGGCACGAAGAGCGCAGGGTCCAGGAGGAGCTGGCTCGCTCCCGGAAGTTCTTCACGGGCTCGTTGGCCGAGGTTGAGAAGTCTAACAGCCAGGTGGTAGAGGAGCAGAGTTACCTGCTCAACGTCGCCGAGGTGCAGGCCGTGTCTCGCTGTGACTACTTCTTGGCCAAGATCAAGCAGGCAGACGTAGCACTACTGGAAGAGACAGCCGACGAGGAGGAGCCGGCGCTCACTGCCAGCCTGCCCCGGGAGCTCACCCTGCAGGATGTAGAGCTCCTCAAGGTCGGCCACGTCGGCCCCCTCCAAATCGGGCAGGCGGCTAGGAAGCCCCGGACAGTCAACATGGAAGACTCCTGGGCCATGGAGGCTGCAGCCTCTGCTGCCTCTTCCTCCGTTACATTTAGAGAGATGGACATGAGCCCTGAGGAAGTGGCTGCTAGCCCTAGGGCCTCGCCTGCTAAGCAGCGGGGCTCTGACACAGCCGCCAGCATCCAGCAGTGCCTCTTTCTCAAGAAGATGGGGGCCAAAGGCAGCACTCCAGGCATGTTCAACCTCCCAGTCAGTCTCTATGTGACCAGTCAAGGCGAAGTGCTGGTTGCTGACCGTGGCAACTACCGTATACAAGTCTTTACCCGCAAAGGCTTTTTGAAGGAGATCCGCCGCAGCCCCAGTGGCATTGATAGCTTTGTTCTGAGCTTCCTTGGGGCTGACTTGCCCAATCTCACTCCTCTCTCAGTTGCCATGAACTGCCATGGGCTGATTGGTGTGACTGACAGCTATGACAACTCCCTCAAGGTATACACCTTGGATGGCCACTGCGTGGCCTGTCACAGGAGCCAGCTGAGCAAACCCTGGGGCATCACAGCCCTTCCATCTGGCCAATTTGTGGTAACTGATGTGGAAGGTGGAAAGCTCTGGTGCTTCACTGTTGACCGAGGAGCAGGGGTGGTCAAATACAGCTGCCTCTGCAGTGCTGTGCGGCCCAAGTTTGTCACCTGTGACGCTGAAGGCACTGTCTACTTCACCCAGGGCTTGGGCCTCAATCTGGAGAATCGGCAGAATGAGCACCACCTGGAGGGTGGCTTCTCCATTGGCTCTGTGGGCCCCGACGGGCAGCTGGGTCGCCAGATTAGCCACTTCTTCTCGGAGAACGAGGATTTCCGCTGCATTGCTGGCATGTGTGTGGATGCCCGTGGTGATCTCATCGTGGCTGACAGTAGTCGCAAAGAAATTCTCCACTTTCCTAAGGGTGGGGGCTATAGCGTCCTTATTCGAGAGGGGCTCACCTGTCCAGTGGGCATCGCCCTCACACCTAAGGGGCAGCTGCTGGTCTTGGACTGTTGGGATCATTGCATCAAGGTTTACAGCTACCATCTGAGAAGATATTCTACCCCTTAG